TGTCGTGATGCCAAACTGTGCGGCATAGTCCGCAATAATCTGGCTTCCCCGCACCATCAGCGGCAGATGTTCCTCGAACCAGGTGATGGTCATCTTCTCCTTTGGCAGGGTAAACGCCGTGACGTCATGACGCATATGTTTTACACCCATCCGGTGTACGACATCCACATGTCCTTTGACCCGAGCCATCTCTTCTGCAAACGCCTCTTCCGTCTCCTGCACGAAATTCGCTGGCATCGAGTAGTTGGACAGTTCAATACCCGCAGTCGCTGCCCGTTCCCGAATCGCATCCGCCAGATCGTGATTATCCTCCACGGTATAACCGTAAGGCACCATCTCCATATGCTCGCCGCCGTTCGCCGCAATCCAGTCGATCACATCCAGCACCGTCATCTCACCCGAATTCAAATCGTTCAACAAACTATACGTGCTCAGGCCCACTTTCATCTGCTCAGCTCCCTATCGATATTGTTGAATAAATTGAACTGCCTTGCGAATGTCCTGCTCCGGCTGATGCCCAACCTCACGTTCAATCGTCAGATAACCGGTGTAACCAATCTCCTGAAGCGCTGCAAAGTATCCGTCAAAATCAACGCCACCCTCGCCCAGCGGCACCTCACGGAAGAAAGTCCCGGAAGAGACCATCTCGGCAATCTTATCGTGATCCATAGGGGCATAACCGACCGCTCCGTATACGTCTCGTGGGTCAACTTCCTTCAGCCGCACACCATCCTTCACATGGGTATGTACGATGTAATCCTTGAGCAGATGAACGCCCCGCGCCGGATCATCTCCGGTCACCATTACCATATTCGCCGGGTCAAAATTCACCGATACTCCGTTGGTGGACAGTGTATCCAGGAATCCTTTCAAATCAGCAGCCGTTTCCGGTCCTGTCTCAATGGCAAAGTATGCACCAACACTTTTCGCGTATTGACCCAGTTCCTCACAAGCAGCGTGCAGCGTAGCGTAGACCTCCGATGAAGGGTCATGTGGAACAATGCCGATATGTGTGGTGACGATGTTGGTACCCAGATCGAGGGCCAGATCCACGATCCGCTTCGACTTCTCCACTTTCCACGGATTATCTTCCTTGACCTGAAACCCATGTCCGCCCAGGTCACCGACCAATGCTGAAATGTCGAGACCTAGCGAATCGATGTAACTCTTCAACTCCTTACGCGCCGCAGGCGACAAATTTTCAGGGTCCATCTCTCCCTTGACGGCATAGATCTGCACACCTTCTGCACCTACGTCTTTGGCTTTGTTCAACCCTTCCCGTACGCCTACACCAAAGCTATCCACGATGACACCGATCTTATTCGTTAATTTCATCTCATACCTCCTGAAAATTTACGTATTTGGATTCACTGGAACAAGCTTCACCGATTTAATCTCATAAGGCTTGAATGTCAGTTCGAATGCCCCGTTTGGACAAACAAACGGATGGATCTCATCCTCCAGCAGATTAATGATGGACGCTTTGATTTCCTTTTCAGCCCACTGAACCTGCACCGTTTCCCGACCCCCTGATGATTCGTAGAAACGCAGCACCGTTCCCGAGCCATCTTCCGCAGCCTTAATGGCATCCAGAATGACATGCTCACTGTGGAACCGAACCCAAGCATGTTCAGCTGGCAAGTGACCCGAAGATGGACTCGCAGCAACAACCTCCACCGGATGATTCAGCTCCATCGCCCGGCGAACGACGGCAGCTTGTCGCCAATCGCCCTGGTGGGGCAGGATCGAATACGTGAATTCATGATCGCCCTGATCGGCATGTTCATCTGGCCATTTTGGGGCACGAAGCAGGGACAGGCGGATCGTCCGATCCTTGATGTCATACCCGTACTTGCAATCATTCAGTAAACTCACACCGCTGTTTCCCTCCGAGATATCCGCCCAACGATGCCCGCAGACCTCGAACTGCGCCTGCTCCCAACTGGTGTTGTTATGGGTTGGACGCTCCAACGCTCCAAACGGGATTTCATAGGCTGCTTTGGCTGCCACCAGATCCACCGGAAATGCCACCTTGAGCAGCTTATGACTCTCATTCCATTTCACTTTTGTATGGAAATCAACACGCCGCTGGTAACGATGCAAAATGATATCCTGACTGATCTCCGATTGATTCAGCTTCCAGACAAAACGCAGTACATCTCGCGTAGCCCCGTGCTGTACAACCTCTCTGGAGATCAGCTGCACCGCACCTGCCCGCTGGGATTCAAATCGTGGATCGATATCCCAAGCATCCCAGTACGTCGGTTTGTCGTGGAAAAACTGCCACTCATTCGCCCGATCACCGGGCTTCAGCCAGTCGCGTCCTACCGTTTTGTCATACCATCGAGTGATCTCCCCCAAATCATTGAACTCAAGCGTGTAAAATTCGGTTTCCCACGTGGAAGGGAAGGATTTTTCTTCCCTTACTGGAAGGATAACATCCGATGCGTCGCGCAGCCATATGGTTGTATACCCAAAAGCAGGAATCGATGGAACATGCACAAGCAACGTATACTTGTCTTCCTTTTGTTCGAGATCACAGATCAGTCGGTTCCCTTGACGATCGAATGCTGCCATTCTGGCGAGGTGAGCATCCCCTGTAATGGTGATATTTTCCCCACGTTCCCAGCCGAGGCTGTTAAATATAATGTAGGGGAGACCATCCACTTCACCTGTTGCAATGTTCTCCGCAAGGTTAGTCAGCGTTTCCCGCAGTGCGGATGTACCTAATGCAAATACCTTCGTGTACTCCTCGGTAGACGTTACGTATACTTCAGGAATCGACGTTCCCGGAATAATGTCATGGAATTGGTTGAGCATGATCAGCTTCCAGCCTTCATCCAGGTCATTCTTCGTGTGCGCGCCGTAAGAAGCCCCGGCAAATTGCCCCCAGATTTCCGCTTCCCGATATAATACCTCTGCCTTACGGTTGCTACGTTTGTTCCTTGCATGGGTCGTATAGGTTCCGCGATGCAGTTCCAGGTACAGGTCCCCGTGCCACTTTGGCAACGTCGGCTTATTTAATGATATATCTTCAAAAAAAGCTCCTGCTGTGCTGAATTTGCTGATCGGCTGTCCCACCATCAAGTGGGATCGCTCCGCAAACTCCACCATCTCATTCGTCACGCCGCCACCACCATCGCCATGTCCGTAAAGCAACATTTGCTCAGGGTGCACATCCTTTTGTTTATATGATTGCCAATGTTCATCCACATCTTTGGGCCGTGTATGCTCATTCACCCCATGATTCAGATAAGCGAGTACGGAAGTACCATCAATGCCTACCCAGTCAAAGAGGTCATACGGAAACGCATTGGTATCATTCCAATTCAGCTTCGTGGTCATAAAATAAGGAATATCCGCAAGCTTCAGCATCTGCGGCAAGGAAGCACAGTAGCCAAAGGTATCCGGCAGCCACTCGATGTTGGAGCGTTTGCCAAACTCGGCCTGATAGAAGTTCTGTCCATACAGAATCTGCCGAACTAACGACTCGCCACTCGGAATATTCAGATCCGGCTCGACCCACATGCCTCCAACCAATTCCCAGCGTCCTTCAGCAATGCGGGCTTTAACTCGCTCGTACAACTCCGGGTAATGATCCTTCACGAAGGCATACAACTGCGGCTGGCTCTGGGAATACACAAAATCCGGGTACGTGTCCATCAAGGTACACATGGTCGAGAACGTGCGACTGGACTTGCGAATCGTCTCACGTACAGGCCACAGCCAGGCTATATCAATGTGGGATTGTCCAACCAGATGCATGAAGCCACTTCGATATTCCTCCGGGTCTTCCTGCTGTACCGACTGTGCTAATGCATATTCGAAGTTCTGTATCCAGGCTGCATCACTCCAGCGTTCCGGGTCATTGTACATGTTATCCATCACCTGATGAATAGCCTGAACAATTGCCATCCGCTTGGGCTCCTTCTCGTTATATGCCCGGAGCGACTCAGCGAGTACCGTAACGCTGTACATCAGGCTCTGGAGTGGCTGGTTAACATGAACCAATGCTGCTCGAATGCCCCGAATGGGCGGCTGAATAACAGCTTGTCGGTTGAGTGGATCATGCGGCTCTGGAATCGGATCGTAGAGTTCAATCTCCAACTGCGGCGTATTCCCTACCCGACTCCTCGGAAGGGGTACGAACCCGTGATTCCGATCCAGTCCATGATAAGGCATGTCGTTCACCTTCAGCAGCCCTTCTCCTCCAGCCTCGAAGATCAGCCCAACAGCCTGATCTTGCCATTCCGCCGGAATTTCCACACGTTTGCTCAGAAAATATGTCGTGCCGTGTACGCTGTTCAGCGGATTCAAGCTTTGCATGGCCTTGTTTGCCTGCTCATCTTCATTTTCATGTGCGTGCTCATACTCGTATTCCCCTGGCCGAATGTATCTGGCTCTCTGCATCTCCCACGCTGGAAGCTCGATCGTATCCAGCCATTGCTGCTGTTTCAGATCTTCGATGAATCGCTGAATTCGAATCATACCTCCACCCCCACCTTCTGGATGTGCAGACTGCAGGCGGTCCAATCTTTGGAACTACGGCCAACCATGAGCCTGAATTCACCCGCTTCTACGACAGACTGGAGACGAGAGTCGATCAGTGCGAGATGTTCTTTTTGCACAGGGAATGTAACGGTCTGGGTCTGTCCTGGCTCCAGATGAATTTTACGAAAACCCTTAAGTGACATTTCAGCCCGCGTAACCGAAGCCGACACATCCGTGATGTACAACTGCACAACCTCGCTTCCCGATACCGCTCCGGTATTCGTGACTTCAACCATCACCTGTGCTTCATCGTCCGGGCCGATGACTTCTGGCATTACTCTTACATTCTCGTATTTGAATTCGGTATAACTCAGTCCGTGTCCAAACGGATACTGCGGCGCCAGATCCATCTCCAGATACCGCTTGCCACGAGTGCGTTTGGCATGATAGTAGACCGGAAGTTGCCCAACATGCTTGGGAATGGAGACGGTAAGGCGCCCCGATGGATTCACATCGCCAAACAGAATATCTGCAATGGCGTTACCACCTTCCTGTCCGGGGTACCACGCTTCCACAATGGCATGGACATGCTCATCAATCCAAGGTTCAGCAATGGGTCGGCCGTTAATATAAACCACGATAACAGGTTTCCCCAGCTTATGTACCTCCTGCACCAGCTCCAATTGAACACCCATGAGATTCAGGGAAGCCCGGTCAATGCCCTCGCCACACTCCATGTCGTTCCATGGATCATCGGTCACCACTGAAGCACCTGTCCGCAAATCGATCGTACCTTCACCAAAATCGCGAGCGCTGGAACCACCCATCACCATCACGATGACATCCGCCTGTTCCGCACAGGCGAGCGCTTGCGCAAAACCTTTCTCTGGAATCGCCTTTAATCCGGCAGCCAGGTG
The nucleotide sequence above comes from Paenibacillus sp. W2I17. Encoded proteins:
- a CDS encoding sugar phosphate isomerase/epimerase, whose amino-acid sequence is MKLTNKIGVIVDSFGVGVREGLNKAKDVGAEGVQIYAVKGEMDPENLSPAARKELKSYIDSLGLDISALVGDLGGHGFQVKEDNPWKVEKSKRIVDLALDLGTNIVTTHIGIVPHDPSSEVYATLHAACEELGQYAKSVGAYFAIETGPETAADLKGFLDTLSTNGVSVNFDPANMVMVTGDDPARGVHLLKDYIVHTHVKDGVRLKEVDPRDVYGAVGYAPMDHDKIAEMVSSGTFFREVPLGEGGVDFDGYFAALQEIGYTGYLTIEREVGHQPEQDIRKAVQFIQQYR
- a CDS encoding alpha-mannosidase; the encoded protein is MIRIQRFIEDLKQQQWLDTIELPAWEMQRARYIRPGEYEYEHAHENEDEQANKAMQSLNPLNSVHGTTYFLSKRVEIPAEWQDQAVGLIFEAGGEGLLKVNDMPYHGLDRNHGFVPLPRSRVGNTPQLEIELYDPIPEPHDPLNRQAVIQPPIRGIRAALVHVNQPLQSLMYSVTVLAESLRAYNEKEPKRMAIVQAIHQVMDNMYNDPERWSDAAWIQNFEYALAQSVQQEDPEEYRSGFMHLVGQSHIDIAWLWPVRETIRKSSRTFSTMCTLMDTYPDFVYSQSQPQLYAFVKDHYPELYERVKARIAEGRWELVGGMWVEPDLNIPSGESLVRQILYGQNFYQAEFGKRSNIEWLPDTFGYCASLPQMLKLADIPYFMTTKLNWNDTNAFPYDLFDWVGIDGTSVLAYLNHGVNEHTRPKDVDEHWQSYKQKDVHPEQMLLYGHGDGGGGVTNEMVEFAERSHLMVGQPISKFSTAGAFFEDISLNKPTLPKWHGDLYLELHRGTYTTHARNKRSNRKAEVLYREAEIWGQFAGASYGAHTKNDLDEGWKLIMLNQFHDIIPGTSIPEVYVTSTEEYTKVFALGTSALRETLTNLAENIATGEVDGLPYIIFNSLGWERGENITITGDAHLARMAAFDRQGNRLICDLEQKEDKYTLLVHVPSIPAFGYTTIWLRDASDVILPVREEKSFPSTWETEFYTLEFNDLGEITRWYDKTVGRDWLKPGDRANEWQFFHDKPTYWDAWDIDPRFESQRAGAVQLISREVVQHGATRDVLRFVWKLNQSEISQDIILHRYQRRVDFHTKVKWNESHKLLKVAFPVDLVAAKAAYEIPFGALERPTHNNTSWEQAQFEVCGHRWADISEGNSGVSLLNDCKYGYDIKDRTIRLSLLRAPKWPDEHADQGDHEFTYSILPHQGDWRQAAVVRRAMELNHPVEVVAASPSSGHLPAEHAWVRFHSEHVILDAIKAAEDGSGTVLRFYESSGGRETVQVQWAEKEIKASIINLLEDEIHPFVCPNGAFELTFKPYEIKSVKLVPVNPNT
- a CDS encoding sugar phosphate isomerase/epimerase; the encoded protein is MKVGLSTYSLLNDLNSGEMTVLDVIDWIAANGGEHMEMVPYGYTVEDNHDLADAIRERAATAGIELSNYSMPANFVQETEEAFAEEMARVKGHVDVVHRMGVKHMRHDVTAFTLPKEKMTITWFEEHLPLMVRGSQIIADYAAQFGITTTIENHGFSVQASDRVQRVLHAVDRPNFKTTLDIGNFMCVDENPIIGVMKNLPYASLVHFKDFYFRPYDEHPGEGEWFTTAYGNFLRGAIVGQGDIPIRKIVKLIKDSGYDGNITVEFEGMEECKSASKIAMDNLRRFWEEA